From the Homo sapiens chromosome 1, GRCh38.p14 Primary Assembly genome, one window contains:
- the FUBP1 gene encoding far upstream element-binding protein 1 isoform X2, translating to MADYSTVPPPSSGSAGGGGGGGGGGGVNDAFKDALQRARQIAAKIGGDAGTSLNSNDYGYGGQKRPLEDGDGSWTSPSSTTHWEGMPSPFKDQPDAKKVAPQNDSFGTQLPPMHQQQSRSVMTEEYKVPDGMVGFIIGRGGEQISRIQQESGCKIQIAPDSGGLPERSCMLTGTPESVQSAKRLLDQIVEKGRPAPGFHHGDGPGNAVQEIMIPASKAGLVIGKGGETIKQLQERAGVKMVMIQDGPQNTGADKPLRITGDPYKVQQAKEMVLELIRDQGGFREVRNEYGSRIGGNEGIDVPIPRFAVGIVIGRNGEMIKKIQNDAGVRIQFKPDDGTTPERIAQITGPPDRCQHAAEIITDLLRSVQAGNPGGPGPGGRGRGRGQGNWNMGPPGGLQEFNFIVPTGKTGLIIGKGGETIKSISQQSGARIELQRNPPPNADPNMKLFTIRGTPQQIDYARQLIEEKIGGPVNPLGPPVPHGPHGVPGPHGPPGPPGPGTPMGPYNPAPYNPGPPGPAPHGPPAPYAPQGWGNAYPHWQQQAPPDPAKAGTDPNSAAWAAYYAHYYQQQAQPPPAAPAGAPTTTQTNGQGDQQNPAPAGQVDYTKAWEEYYKKMGQAVPAPTGAPPGGQPDYSAAWAEYYRQQAAYYAQTSPQGMPQHPPAPQCRFDPASIELAL from the exons ATGGCAGACTATTCAACAGTGCCTCCCCCCTCTTCTGGCTCAGCTGGTGGCGGTGGTGGCGGCGGTGGTGGTGGAGGAGTTAACGACGCTTTCAAAGATGCACTGCAGAGAGCCCGGCAG attgcaGCAAAAATTGGAGGTGATGCAGGGACATCACTGAATTCAAATGACTATGGTTATGGGGGACAAAAAAGACCTTTAGAAGATGGAG atGGCTCTTGGACAAGTCCGAGCAGTACAACACACTGGGAGGGAATGCCCTCTCCTTTTAAAG ATCAACCAGATGCTAAGAAAGTTGCTCCTCAAAATGACT cTTTTGGAACACAGTTACCACCGATGCATCAGCAGCAAAG CAGATCTGTAATGACAGAAGAATACAAAGTTCCAGATGGAATGGTTGGATTCA tAATTGGCAGAGGAGGTGAACAGATCTCACGCATACAACAGGAATCTGGATGCAAAATACAGATAGCTCCTG ACAGTGGTGGCCTTCCAGAAAGGTCCTGTATGTTAACTGGAACACCTGAATCTGTCCA GTCAGCAAAACGGTTACTGGACCAGATTGTTGAAAAAGGAAGACCAGCTCCTGGCTTCCATCATGGCGATGGACCGGGAAATGCAGTTCAAGAAATCATGATTCCAGCTAGCAAGGCAGGATTAGTCATTGGAAAAGGGGGAGAAACTATTAAACAGCTTCAG GAACGGGCTGGAGTTAAAATGGTTATGATTCAAGACGGGCCGCAGAACACTGGTGCTGACAAACCTCTTAGGATTACAGGAGACCCATATAAAGTTCAA CAAGCCAAGGAAATGGTGTTAGAGTTAATTCGTGATCAAGGCGGTTTCAGAGAAGTTCGGAATGAGTATGGGTCAAGAATAGGAGGAAATGAAGGGATAGAT GTCCCCATTCCAAGATTTGCTGTTGGCATTGTAATAGGAAGAAATGGAGAGAtgatcaaaaaaatacaaaatgatgctGGTGTTCGCATTCAGTTTAAGCCAG aTGATGGGACAACACCCGAAAGGATAGCACAAATAACAGGACCTCCAGACCGATGTCAACATGCTGCAGAAATTATTACAGACCTTCTTCGAAGTGTTCAG GCTGGTAATCCTGGTGGACCTGGACCTGGTGGTCGAGGAAGAGGTAGAGGTCAAGGCAACTGGAACATGGGACCACCTGGTGGACTAcaggaatttaattttattgtgccaactgggaaaactggattaaTAATAGGAAAAG GAGGTGAAACCATAAAAAGCATAAGCCAGCAGTCTGGTGCAAGAATAGAACTTCAGAGAAATCCTCCACCAAATGCAGATCCTAATATGAAGTTATTTACAATTCGTGGCACTCCACAACAGATAGACTATGCTCGGCAACTCATAGAAGAAAAGATTGGT GGCCCAGTAAATCCTTTAGGGCCACCTGTACCCCATGGGCCCCATGGTGTCCCAGGCCCCCATGgacctcctgggcctccagggccTGGAACTCCAATGGGACCATACAACCCTGCACCTTATAATCCTGGACCACCAGGCCCGGCTCCTCA tggtCCTCCAGCCCCATATGCTCCCCAGGGATGGGGAAATGCATATCCACACTGGCAGCAGCAGGCTCCTCCTGATCCAG ctaAGGCAGGAACGGATCCAAATTCAGCAGCTTGGGCTGCTTATTACGCTCACTATTATCAACAGCAAGCACAGCCACCACCAGCAGCCCCTGCAGGTGCACCAACTACAACTCAAACTAATGGACAAG GAGATCAGCAGAATCCAGCCCCAGCTGGACAGGTTGATTATACCAAGGCTTGGGAAGAGTACTACAAGAAAATGG
- the FUBP1 gene encoding far upstream element-binding protein 1 isoform 1 (isoform 1 is encoded by transcript variant 1), translating to MADYSTVPPPSSGSAGGGGGGGGGGGVNDAFKDALQRARQIAAKIGGDAGTSLNSNDYGYGGQKRPLEDGDGSWTSPSSTTHWEGMPSPFKDQPDAKKVAPQNDSFGTQLPPMHQQQSRSVMTEEYKVPDGMVGFIIGRGGEQISRIQQESGCKIQIAPDSGGLPERSCMLTGTPESVQSAKRLLDQIVEKGRPAPGFHHGDGPGNAVQEIMIPASKAGLVIGKGGETIKQLQERAGVKMVMIQDGPQNTGADKPLRITGDPYKVQQAKEMVLELIRDQGGFREVRNEYGSRIGGNEGIDVPIPRFAVGIVIGRNGEMIKKIQNDAGVRIQFKPDDGTTPERIAQITGPPDRCQHAAEIITDLLRSVQAGNPGGPGPGGRGRGRGQGNWNMGPPGGLQEFNFIVPTGKTGLIIGKGGETIKSISQQSGARIELQRNPPPNADPNMKLFTIRGTPQQIDYARQLIEEKIGGPVNPLGPPVPHGPHGVPGPHGPPGPPGPGTPMGPYNPAPYNPGPPGPAPHGPPAPYAPQGWGNAYPHWQQQAPPDPAKAGTDPNSAAWAAYYAHYYQQQAQPPPAAPAGAPTTTQTNGQGDQQNPAPAGQVDYTKAWEEYYKKMGQAVPAPTGAPPGGQPDYSAAWAEYYRQQAAYYAQTSPQGMPQHPPAPQGQ from the exons ATGGCAGACTATTCAACAGTGCCTCCCCCCTCTTCTGGCTCAGCTGGTGGCGGTGGTGGCGGCGGTGGTGGTGGAGGAGTTAACGACGCTTTCAAAGATGCACTGCAGAGAGCCCGGCAG attgcaGCAAAAATTGGAGGTGATGCAGGGACATCACTGAATTCAAATGACTATGGTTATGGGGGACAAAAAAGACCTTTAGAAGATGGAG atGGCTCTTGGACAAGTCCGAGCAGTACAACACACTGGGAGGGAATGCCCTCTCCTTTTAAAG ATCAACCAGATGCTAAGAAAGTTGCTCCTCAAAATGACT cTTTTGGAACACAGTTACCACCGATGCATCAGCAGCAAAG CAGATCTGTAATGACAGAAGAATACAAAGTTCCAGATGGAATGGTTGGATTCA tAATTGGCAGAGGAGGTGAACAGATCTCACGCATACAACAGGAATCTGGATGCAAAATACAGATAGCTCCTG ACAGTGGTGGCCTTCCAGAAAGGTCCTGTATGTTAACTGGAACACCTGAATCTGTCCA GTCAGCAAAACGGTTACTGGACCAGATTGTTGAAAAAGGAAGACCAGCTCCTGGCTTCCATCATGGCGATGGACCGGGAAATGCAGTTCAAGAAATCATGATTCCAGCTAGCAAGGCAGGATTAGTCATTGGAAAAGGGGGAGAAACTATTAAACAGCTTCAG GAACGGGCTGGAGTTAAAATGGTTATGATTCAAGACGGGCCGCAGAACACTGGTGCTGACAAACCTCTTAGGATTACAGGAGACCCATATAAAGTTCAA CAAGCCAAGGAAATGGTGTTAGAGTTAATTCGTGATCAAGGCGGTTTCAGAGAAGTTCGGAATGAGTATGGGTCAAGAATAGGAGGAAATGAAGGGATAGAT GTCCCCATTCCAAGATTTGCTGTTGGCATTGTAATAGGAAGAAATGGAGAGAtgatcaaaaaaatacaaaatgatgctGGTGTTCGCATTCAGTTTAAGCCAG aTGATGGGACAACACCCGAAAGGATAGCACAAATAACAGGACCTCCAGACCGATGTCAACATGCTGCAGAAATTATTACAGACCTTCTTCGAAGTGTTCAG GCTGGTAATCCTGGTGGACCTGGACCTGGTGGTCGAGGAAGAGGTAGAGGTCAAGGCAACTGGAACATGGGACCACCTGGTGGACTAcaggaatttaattttattgtgccaactgggaaaactggattaaTAATAGGAAAAG GAGGTGAAACCATAAAAAGCATAAGCCAGCAGTCTGGTGCAAGAATAGAACTTCAGAGAAATCCTCCACCAAATGCAGATCCTAATATGAAGTTATTTACAATTCGTGGCACTCCACAACAGATAGACTATGCTCGGCAACTCATAGAAGAAAAGATTGGT GGCCCAGTAAATCCTTTAGGGCCACCTGTACCCCATGGGCCCCATGGTGTCCCAGGCCCCCATGgacctcctgggcctccagggccTGGAACTCCAATGGGACCATACAACCCTGCACCTTATAATCCTGGACCACCAGGCCCGGCTCCTCA tggtCCTCCAGCCCCATATGCTCCCCAGGGATGGGGAAATGCATATCCACACTGGCAGCAGCAGGCTCCTCCTGATCCAG ctaAGGCAGGAACGGATCCAAATTCAGCAGCTTGGGCTGCTTATTACGCTCACTATTATCAACAGCAAGCACAGCCACCACCAGCAGCCCCTGCAGGTGCACCAACTACAACTCAAACTAATGGACAAG GAGATCAGCAGAATCCAGCCCCAGCTGGACAGGTTGATTATACCAAGGCTTGGGAAGAGTACTACAAGAAAATGG
- the FUBP1 gene encoding far upstream element-binding protein 1 isoform 3 (isoform 3 is encoded by transcript variant 6) yields MADYSTVPPPSSGSAGGGGGGGGGGGVNDAFKDALQRARQIAAKIGGDAGTSLNSNDYGYGGQKRPLEDGDGSWTSPSSTTHWEGMPSPFKDQPDAKKVAPQNDSFGTQLPPMHQQQRSVMTEEYKVPDGMVGFIIGRGGEQISRIQQESGCKIQIAPDSGGLPERSCMLTGTPESVQSAKRLLDQIVEKGRPAPGFHHGDGPGNAVQEIMIPASKAGLVIGKGGETIKQLQERAGVKMVMIQDGPQNTGADKPLRITGDPYKVQQAKEMVLELIRDQGGFREVRNEYGSRIGGNEGIDVPIPRFAVGIVIGRNGEMIKKIQNDAGVRIQFKPDDGTTPERIAQITGPPDRCQHAAEIITDLLRSVQAGNPGGPGPGGRGRGRGQGNWNMGPPGGLQEFNFIVPTGKTGLIIGKGGETIKSISQQSGARIELQRNPPPNADPNMKLFTIRGTPQQIDYARQLIEEKIGGPVNPLGPPVPHGPHGVPGPHGPPGPPGPGTPMGPYNPAPYNPGPPGPAPHGPPAPYAPQGWGNAYPHWQQQAPPDPAKAGTDPNSAAWAAYYAHYYQQQAQPPPAAPAGAPTTTQTNGQGDQQNPAPAGQVDYTKAWEEYYKKMGQAVPAPTGAPPGGQPDYSAAWAEYYRQQAAYYAQTSPQGMPQHPPAPQGQ; encoded by the exons ATGGCAGACTATTCAACAGTGCCTCCCCCCTCTTCTGGCTCAGCTGGTGGCGGTGGTGGCGGCGGTGGTGGTGGAGGAGTTAACGACGCTTTCAAAGATGCACTGCAGAGAGCCCGGCAG attgcaGCAAAAATTGGAGGTGATGCAGGGACATCACTGAATTCAAATGACTATGGTTATGGGGGACAAAAAAGACCTTTAGAAGATGGAG atGGCTCTTGGACAAGTCCGAGCAGTACAACACACTGGGAGGGAATGCCCTCTCCTTTTAAAG ATCAACCAGATGCTAAGAAAGTTGCTCCTCAAAATGACT cTTTTGGAACACAGTTACCACCGATGCATCAGCAGCAAAG ATCTGTAATGACAGAAGAATACAAAGTTCCAGATGGAATGGTTGGATTCA tAATTGGCAGAGGAGGTGAACAGATCTCACGCATACAACAGGAATCTGGATGCAAAATACAGATAGCTCCTG ACAGTGGTGGCCTTCCAGAAAGGTCCTGTATGTTAACTGGAACACCTGAATCTGTCCA GTCAGCAAAACGGTTACTGGACCAGATTGTTGAAAAAGGAAGACCAGCTCCTGGCTTCCATCATGGCGATGGACCGGGAAATGCAGTTCAAGAAATCATGATTCCAGCTAGCAAGGCAGGATTAGTCATTGGAAAAGGGGGAGAAACTATTAAACAGCTTCAG GAACGGGCTGGAGTTAAAATGGTTATGATTCAAGACGGGCCGCAGAACACTGGTGCTGACAAACCTCTTAGGATTACAGGAGACCCATATAAAGTTCAA CAAGCCAAGGAAATGGTGTTAGAGTTAATTCGTGATCAAGGCGGTTTCAGAGAAGTTCGGAATGAGTATGGGTCAAGAATAGGAGGAAATGAAGGGATAGAT GTCCCCATTCCAAGATTTGCTGTTGGCATTGTAATAGGAAGAAATGGAGAGAtgatcaaaaaaatacaaaatgatgctGGTGTTCGCATTCAGTTTAAGCCAG aTGATGGGACAACACCCGAAAGGATAGCACAAATAACAGGACCTCCAGACCGATGTCAACATGCTGCAGAAATTATTACAGACCTTCTTCGAAGTGTTCAG GCTGGTAATCCTGGTGGACCTGGACCTGGTGGTCGAGGAAGAGGTAGAGGTCAAGGCAACTGGAACATGGGACCACCTGGTGGACTAcaggaatttaattttattgtgccaactgggaaaactggattaaTAATAGGAAAAG GAGGTGAAACCATAAAAAGCATAAGCCAGCAGTCTGGTGCAAGAATAGAACTTCAGAGAAATCCTCCACCAAATGCAGATCCTAATATGAAGTTATTTACAATTCGTGGCACTCCACAACAGATAGACTATGCTCGGCAACTCATAGAAGAAAAGATTGGT GGCCCAGTAAATCCTTTAGGGCCACCTGTACCCCATGGGCCCCATGGTGTCCCAGGCCCCCATGgacctcctgggcctccagggccTGGAACTCCAATGGGACCATACAACCCTGCACCTTATAATCCTGGACCACCAGGCCCGGCTCCTCA tggtCCTCCAGCCCCATATGCTCCCCAGGGATGGGGAAATGCATATCCACACTGGCAGCAGCAGGCTCCTCCTGATCCAG ctaAGGCAGGAACGGATCCAAATTCAGCAGCTTGGGCTGCTTATTACGCTCACTATTATCAACAGCAAGCACAGCCACCACCAGCAGCCCCTGCAGGTGCACCAACTACAACTCAAACTAATGGACAAG GAGATCAGCAGAATCCAGCCCCAGCTGGACAGGTTGATTATACCAAGGCTTGGGAAGAGTACTACAAGAAAATGG
- the FUBP1 gene encoding far upstream element-binding protein 1 isoform 2 (isoform 2 is encoded by transcript variant 2), whose protein sequence is MADYSTVPPPSSGSAGGGGGGGGGGGVNDAFKDALQRARQIAAKIGGDAGTSLNSNDYGYGGQKRPLEDGDQPDAKKVAPQNDSFGTQLPPMHQQQSRSVMTEEYKVPDGMVGFIIGRGGEQISRIQQESGCKIQIAPDSGGLPERSCMLTGTPESVQSAKRLLDQIVEKGRPAPGFHHGDGPGNAVQEIMIPASKAGLVIGKGGETIKQLQERAGVKMVMIQDGPQNTGADKPLRITGDPYKVQQAKEMVLELIRDQGGFREVRNEYGSRIGGNEGIDVPIPRFAVGIVIGRNGEMIKKIQNDAGVRIQFKPDDGTTPERIAQITGPPDRCQHAAEIITDLLRSVQAGNPGGPGPGGRGRGRGQGNWNMGPPGGLQEFNFIVPTGKTGLIIGKGGETIKSISQQSGARIELQRNPPPNADPNMKLFTIRGTPQQIDYARQLIEEKIGGPVNPLGPPVPHGPHGVPGPHGPPGPPGPGTPMGPYNPAPYNPGPPGPAPHGPPAPYAPQGWGNAYPHWQQQAPPDPAKAGTDPNSAAWAAYYAHYYQQQAQPPPAAPAGAPTTTQTNGQGDQQNPAPAGQVDYTKAWEEYYKKMGQAVPAPTGAPPGGQPDYSAAWAEYYRQQAAYYAQTSPQGMPQHPPAPQGQ, encoded by the exons ATGGCAGACTATTCAACAGTGCCTCCCCCCTCTTCTGGCTCAGCTGGTGGCGGTGGTGGCGGCGGTGGTGGTGGAGGAGTTAACGACGCTTTCAAAGATGCACTGCAGAGAGCCCGGCAG attgcaGCAAAAATTGGAGGTGATGCAGGGACATCACTGAATTCAAATGACTATGGTTATGGGGGACAAAAAAGACCTTTAGAAGATGGAG ATCAACCAGATGCTAAGAAAGTTGCTCCTCAAAATGACT cTTTTGGAACACAGTTACCACCGATGCATCAGCAGCAAAG CAGATCTGTAATGACAGAAGAATACAAAGTTCCAGATGGAATGGTTGGATTCA tAATTGGCAGAGGAGGTGAACAGATCTCACGCATACAACAGGAATCTGGATGCAAAATACAGATAGCTCCTG ACAGTGGTGGCCTTCCAGAAAGGTCCTGTATGTTAACTGGAACACCTGAATCTGTCCA GTCAGCAAAACGGTTACTGGACCAGATTGTTGAAAAAGGAAGACCAGCTCCTGGCTTCCATCATGGCGATGGACCGGGAAATGCAGTTCAAGAAATCATGATTCCAGCTAGCAAGGCAGGATTAGTCATTGGAAAAGGGGGAGAAACTATTAAACAGCTTCAG GAACGGGCTGGAGTTAAAATGGTTATGATTCAAGACGGGCCGCAGAACACTGGTGCTGACAAACCTCTTAGGATTACAGGAGACCCATATAAAGTTCAA CAAGCCAAGGAAATGGTGTTAGAGTTAATTCGTGATCAAGGCGGTTTCAGAGAAGTTCGGAATGAGTATGGGTCAAGAATAGGAGGAAATGAAGGGATAGAT GTCCCCATTCCAAGATTTGCTGTTGGCATTGTAATAGGAAGAAATGGAGAGAtgatcaaaaaaatacaaaatgatgctGGTGTTCGCATTCAGTTTAAGCCAG aTGATGGGACAACACCCGAAAGGATAGCACAAATAACAGGACCTCCAGACCGATGTCAACATGCTGCAGAAATTATTACAGACCTTCTTCGAAGTGTTCAG GCTGGTAATCCTGGTGGACCTGGACCTGGTGGTCGAGGAAGAGGTAGAGGTCAAGGCAACTGGAACATGGGACCACCTGGTGGACTAcaggaatttaattttattgtgccaactgggaaaactggattaaTAATAGGAAAAG GAGGTGAAACCATAAAAAGCATAAGCCAGCAGTCTGGTGCAAGAATAGAACTTCAGAGAAATCCTCCACCAAATGCAGATCCTAATATGAAGTTATTTACAATTCGTGGCACTCCACAACAGATAGACTATGCTCGGCAACTCATAGAAGAAAAGATTGGT GGCCCAGTAAATCCTTTAGGGCCACCTGTACCCCATGGGCCCCATGGTGTCCCAGGCCCCCATGgacctcctgggcctccagggccTGGAACTCCAATGGGACCATACAACCCTGCACCTTATAATCCTGGACCACCAGGCCCGGCTCCTCA tggtCCTCCAGCCCCATATGCTCCCCAGGGATGGGGAAATGCATATCCACACTGGCAGCAGCAGGCTCCTCCTGATCCAG ctaAGGCAGGAACGGATCCAAATTCAGCAGCTTGGGCTGCTTATTACGCTCACTATTATCAACAGCAAGCACAGCCACCACCAGCAGCCCCTGCAGGTGCACCAACTACAACTCAAACTAATGGACAAG GAGATCAGCAGAATCCAGCCCCAGCTGGACAGGTTGATTATACCAAGGCTTGGGAAGAGTACTACAAGAAAATGG
- the FUBP1 gene encoding far upstream element-binding protein 1 isoform X7, with protein MADYSTVPPPSSGSAGGGGGGGGGGGVNDAFKDALQRARQIAAKIGGDAGTSLNSNDYGYGGQKRPLEDGDGSWTSPSSTTHWEGMPSPFKDQPDAKKVAPQNDSFGTQLPPMHQQQSRSVMTEEYKVPDGMVGFIIGRGGEQISRIQQESGCKIQIAPDSGGLPERSCMLTGTPESVQSAKRLLDQIVEKGRPAPGFHHGDGPGNAVQEIMIPASKAGLVIGKGGETIKQLQERAGVKMVMIQDGPQNTGADKPLRITGDPYKVQQAKEMVLELIRDQGGFREVRNEYGSRIGGNEGIDVPIPRFAVGIVIGRNGEMIKKIQNDAGVRIQFKPDDGTTPERIAQITGPPDRCQHAAEIITDLLRSVQAGNPGGPGPGGRGRGRGQGNWNMGPPGGLQEFNFIVPTGKTGLIIGKGGETIKSISQQSGARIELQRNPPPNADPNMKLFTIRGTPQQIDYARQLIEEKIGGPVNPLGPPVPHGPHGVPGPHGPPGPPGPGTPMGPYNPAPYNPGPPGPAPHGPPAPYAPQGWGNAYPHWQQQAPPDPAKAGTDPNSAAWAAYYAHYYQQQAQPPPAAPAGAPTTTQTNGQGDQQNPAPAGQVDYTKAWEEYYKKMGQAVPAPTGAPPGGQPDYSAAWAEYYRQQAAYYAQTSPQGMPQHPPAPQV; from the exons ATGGCAGACTATTCAACAGTGCCTCCCCCCTCTTCTGGCTCAGCTGGTGGCGGTGGTGGCGGCGGTGGTGGTGGAGGAGTTAACGACGCTTTCAAAGATGCACTGCAGAGAGCCCGGCAG attgcaGCAAAAATTGGAGGTGATGCAGGGACATCACTGAATTCAAATGACTATGGTTATGGGGGACAAAAAAGACCTTTAGAAGATGGAG atGGCTCTTGGACAAGTCCGAGCAGTACAACACACTGGGAGGGAATGCCCTCTCCTTTTAAAG ATCAACCAGATGCTAAGAAAGTTGCTCCTCAAAATGACT cTTTTGGAACACAGTTACCACCGATGCATCAGCAGCAAAG CAGATCTGTAATGACAGAAGAATACAAAGTTCCAGATGGAATGGTTGGATTCA tAATTGGCAGAGGAGGTGAACAGATCTCACGCATACAACAGGAATCTGGATGCAAAATACAGATAGCTCCTG ACAGTGGTGGCCTTCCAGAAAGGTCCTGTATGTTAACTGGAACACCTGAATCTGTCCA GTCAGCAAAACGGTTACTGGACCAGATTGTTGAAAAAGGAAGACCAGCTCCTGGCTTCCATCATGGCGATGGACCGGGAAATGCAGTTCAAGAAATCATGATTCCAGCTAGCAAGGCAGGATTAGTCATTGGAAAAGGGGGAGAAACTATTAAACAGCTTCAG GAACGGGCTGGAGTTAAAATGGTTATGATTCAAGACGGGCCGCAGAACACTGGTGCTGACAAACCTCTTAGGATTACAGGAGACCCATATAAAGTTCAA CAAGCCAAGGAAATGGTGTTAGAGTTAATTCGTGATCAAGGCGGTTTCAGAGAAGTTCGGAATGAGTATGGGTCAAGAATAGGAGGAAATGAAGGGATAGAT GTCCCCATTCCAAGATTTGCTGTTGGCATTGTAATAGGAAGAAATGGAGAGAtgatcaaaaaaatacaaaatgatgctGGTGTTCGCATTCAGTTTAAGCCAG aTGATGGGACAACACCCGAAAGGATAGCACAAATAACAGGACCTCCAGACCGATGTCAACATGCTGCAGAAATTATTACAGACCTTCTTCGAAGTGTTCAG GCTGGTAATCCTGGTGGACCTGGACCTGGTGGTCGAGGAAGAGGTAGAGGTCAAGGCAACTGGAACATGGGACCACCTGGTGGACTAcaggaatttaattttattgtgccaactgggaaaactggattaaTAATAGGAAAAG GAGGTGAAACCATAAAAAGCATAAGCCAGCAGTCTGGTGCAAGAATAGAACTTCAGAGAAATCCTCCACCAAATGCAGATCCTAATATGAAGTTATTTACAATTCGTGGCACTCCACAACAGATAGACTATGCTCGGCAACTCATAGAAGAAAAGATTGGT GGCCCAGTAAATCCTTTAGGGCCACCTGTACCCCATGGGCCCCATGGTGTCCCAGGCCCCCATGgacctcctgggcctccagggccTGGAACTCCAATGGGACCATACAACCCTGCACCTTATAATCCTGGACCACCAGGCCCGGCTCCTCA tggtCCTCCAGCCCCATATGCTCCCCAGGGATGGGGAAATGCATATCCACACTGGCAGCAGCAGGCTCCTCCTGATCCAG ctaAGGCAGGAACGGATCCAAATTCAGCAGCTTGGGCTGCTTATTACGCTCACTATTATCAACAGCAAGCACAGCCACCACCAGCAGCCCCTGCAGGTGCACCAACTACAACTCAAACTAATGGACAAG GAGATCAGCAGAATCCAGCCCCAGCTGGACAGGTTGATTATACCAAGGCTTGGGAAGAGTACTACAAGAAAATGG